The Corvus hawaiiensis isolate bCorHaw1 chromosome 2, bCorHaw1.pri.cur, whole genome shotgun sequence genome includes a window with the following:
- the NFKBIZ gene encoding NF-kappa-B inhibitor zeta isoform X2, giving the protein MIVESSRDVAPDGGDGGALSSPINLAYFYGASPHSSEGSCSPAHSSAPGSPGSDSDLSVSSRGGGRRDPRGGPRPALQVEQHMGGGKQHRGPFQGVRVKNSVKELLLHFRSSKQMSSGPATEESKAQGGLVNYEPYTELKSILGHSGKRKAPELLSDGPSFKRQANLHPHLLTPPQTPTSMDSMEETHKTDPKHDSSSDLLQNIINIKNESSPISLNTVQVSWLPSVTSHGSPAEQYQDSPGTQAFSPSQKYQVFQDHTSQHMLDPPQHYQFSASQNQDLSQSYPSDASLDYRPFVASDQSPVYQQNTFESHELQYCPSQSFSSLLNDSEGSDGISSPLQPLSSAHPQAEVAPHAPNFSLLSSSLCGSLERSVSLAALNVSLPDQNVARSTAQLGKSFFQWQVEQEENKLANISQDQFLAKDADGDTFLHIAVAQGRRALSYVLARKMAALHMLDIKEHNGQSAFQVAVAANQHLIVQDLVSLGAQVNTTDCWGRTPLHVCAEKGHAQVLQAIQKGAMGSNQYVDLEATNYDGLTALHCAVLAHNAVLHELQNCQPPHSPEVQELLLRNKSLVETIKILIQMGASVEAKDRKSGRSALHLAAEEANLELIRLFLELPNYLSFVNAKAYNGNTALHVAASLQYRVSQLDAVRLLMRKGADPSARNLENEQPVHLVPDGLVGEQIRRILKGKAIQQRVSPF; this is encoded by the exons ATGATCGTGGAGAGCAGCCGGGACGTGGCGCCCGATGGCGGCGACGGCGGCGCCCTCAGCAGCCCCATCAACCTCGCCTACTTCTACGGGGCCTCGCCCCACTCCAGCGAGGGCAGCTGCTCGCCGGCGCACTCCTCCGCCCCGGGCTCGCCGGGATCCGACTCGGACCTCTCGGTGAGCagccgcggcggcggccggaggGACCCCCGgggcggcccccgccccgcgctgcAAG TTGAACAACACATGGGGGGCGGAAAGCAGCACCGAGGACCTTTCCAGGGGGTCCGTGTGAAGAACTCTGTGAAGGAGCTCCTGCTGCACTTCAGGAGCAGCAAACAGATGTCCTCGGGTCCTGCCACCGAGGAAAGCAAG GCACAAGGAGGATTGGTGAACTACGAACCATACACAG aACTCAAGAGCATACTAGGCCACAGTGGCAAAAGAAAGGCTCCTGAACTCCTCTCTGATGGACCTTCTTTCAAGCGCCAGGCCAATCTTCACCCACATCTCCTG aCCCCACCCCAGACACCAACTTCTATGGACAGCATGGAGGAGACACATAAAACTGACCCAAAGCACGACAGCAGTTCTGATCTGCTTCAGAACATTATAAACATCAAGAACGAGTCGAGCCCCATTTCCCTGAACACGGTGCAGGTGAGCTGGTTGCCCTCTGTCACCAGCCATGGCTCGCCTGCTGAGCAGTACCAGGACAGCCCAGGAACACAGGCTTTCTCCCCATCCCAGAAGTACCAAGTATTCCAAGACCACACCAGTCAGCATATGCTTGATCCACCACAGCATTACCAGTTCTCTGCATCCCAGAACCAAGATTTGTCACAGAGTTATCCTTCAGATGCCTCCCTGGACTACAGGCCATTTGTTGCCAGTGACCAGTCTCCTGTCTACCAGCAGAACACCTTTGAGAGCCATGAGCTGCAGTACTGCCCGTCGCAGAGCTTCTCTTCCCTCTTGAATGACTCAGAAGGCTCGGATGGCATCTCCAGTCCCCTCCAGCCGCTGAGCAGTGCCCACCCACAGGCCGAGGTTGCCCCTCATGCCCCCAACTTCAGCTTGCTTtccagcagcctctgtggcagTCTGGAGCGCAGCGTCTCTTTGGCTGCTCTGAATGTCTCTCTACCTGACCAAAACGTTGCCAGAAGCACAGCGCAGCTGGGCAAGTCGTTTTTTCAATGGCaagtggagcaggaggagaacaaACTGGCTAACATCTCTCAAGACCAGTTCCTTGCAAAAGACGCTGATGGAGACAC CTTCCTCCACATCGCTGTCGCCCAGGGCCGTCGAGCACTCTCCTATGTTCTTGCGAGGAAGATGGCTGCCCTGCACATGCTGGATATTAAGGAGCACAATGGCCAG AGTGCTTTCCAGGTTGCTGTGGCTGCCAATCAGCATCTCATTGTGCAGGACTTGGTTAGCTTGGGGGCTCAAGTGAACACCACAGACTGCTGGGGTAGAACACCGCTGCATGTCTGTGCTGAGAAGGGGCATGCCCAGGTCCTCCAG GCAATCCAAAAGGGAGCCATGGGAAGCAATCAGTATGTGGACCTTGAGGCAACAAACTATGATG GTTTGACAGCGCTGCACTGTGCGGTTCTGGCCCATAATGCTGTGCTGCATGAACTGCAGAACTGTCAGCCACCACACTCCCCTGAGGTCCAGGAGCTTCTGCTGAGAAACAAGAGCCTGGTAGAAACCATCAAGATCCTGATACAAATGGGAGCCTCTGTTGAAGCGAAA GATCGCAAAAGTGGTCGCTCCGCTTTACATttggcagcagaagaagcaaACCTGGAGCTCATTCGTCTCTTTTTGGAGCTGCCCAACTATCTCTCTTTTGTTAATGCAAAG GCTTACAATGGCAACACAGCCCTGCATGTGGCTGCCAGCCTGCAGTACCGCGTGAGCCAGCTGGATGCTGTGCGCCTGCTCATGCGCAAGGGAGCAGATCCGAGTGCCAGGAACTTGGAGAATGAGCAGCCAGTTCATCTGGTTCCTGACGGCCTTGTTGGGGAACAG ataAGACGTATCCTCAAAGGGAAGGCGATTCAGCAGAGAGTGTCGCCGTTTTAG
- the NFKBIZ gene encoding NF-kappa-B inhibitor zeta isoform X3: MGGGKQHRGPFQGVRVKNSVKELLLHFRSSKQMSSGPATEESKAQGGLVNYEPYTAELKSILGHSGKRKAPELLSDGPSFKRQANLHPHLLTPPQTPTSMDSMEETHKTDPKHDSSSDLLQNIINIKNESSPISLNTVQVSWLPSVTSHGSPAEQYQDSPGTQAFSPSQKYQVFQDHTSQHMLDPPQHYQFSASQNQDLSQSYPSDASLDYRPFVASDQSPVYQQNTFESHELQYCPSQSFSSLLNDSEGSDGISSPLQPLSSAHPQAEVAPHAPNFSLLSSSLCGSLERSVSLAALNVSLPDQNVARSTAQLGKSFFQWQVEQEENKLANISQDQFLAKDADGDTFLHIAVAQGRRALSYVLARKMAALHMLDIKEHNGQSAFQVAVAANQHLIVQDLVSLGAQVNTTDCWGRTPLHVCAEKGHAQVLQAIQKGAMGSNQYVDLEATNYDGLTALHCAVLAHNAVLHELQNCQPPHSPEVQELLLRNKSLVETIKILIQMGASVEAKDRKSGRSALHLAAEEANLELIRLFLELPNYLSFVNAKAYNGNTALHVAASLQYRVSQLDAVRLLMRKGADPSARNLENEQPVHLVPDGLVGEQIRRILKGKAIQQRVSPF, from the exons ATGGGGGGCGGAAAGCAGCACCGAGGACCTTTCCAGGGGGTCCGTGTGAAGAACTCTGTGAAGGAGCTCCTGCTGCACTTCAGGAGCAGCAAACAGATGTCCTCGGGTCCTGCCACCGAGGAAAGCAAG GCACAAGGAGGATTGGTGAACTACGAACCATACACAG cagaACTCAAGAGCATACTAGGCCACAGTGGCAAAAGAAAGGCTCCTGAACTCCTCTCTGATGGACCTTCTTTCAAGCGCCAGGCCAATCTTCACCCACATCTCCTG aCCCCACCCCAGACACCAACTTCTATGGACAGCATGGAGGAGACACATAAAACTGACCCAAAGCACGACAGCAGTTCTGATCTGCTTCAGAACATTATAAACATCAAGAACGAGTCGAGCCCCATTTCCCTGAACACGGTGCAGGTGAGCTGGTTGCCCTCTGTCACCAGCCATGGCTCGCCTGCTGAGCAGTACCAGGACAGCCCAGGAACACAGGCTTTCTCCCCATCCCAGAAGTACCAAGTATTCCAAGACCACACCAGTCAGCATATGCTTGATCCACCACAGCATTACCAGTTCTCTGCATCCCAGAACCAAGATTTGTCACAGAGTTATCCTTCAGATGCCTCCCTGGACTACAGGCCATTTGTTGCCAGTGACCAGTCTCCTGTCTACCAGCAGAACACCTTTGAGAGCCATGAGCTGCAGTACTGCCCGTCGCAGAGCTTCTCTTCCCTCTTGAATGACTCAGAAGGCTCGGATGGCATCTCCAGTCCCCTCCAGCCGCTGAGCAGTGCCCACCCACAGGCCGAGGTTGCCCCTCATGCCCCCAACTTCAGCTTGCTTtccagcagcctctgtggcagTCTGGAGCGCAGCGTCTCTTTGGCTGCTCTGAATGTCTCTCTACCTGACCAAAACGTTGCCAGAAGCACAGCGCAGCTGGGCAAGTCGTTTTTTCAATGGCaagtggagcaggaggagaacaaACTGGCTAACATCTCTCAAGACCAGTTCCTTGCAAAAGACGCTGATGGAGACAC CTTCCTCCACATCGCTGTCGCCCAGGGCCGTCGAGCACTCTCCTATGTTCTTGCGAGGAAGATGGCTGCCCTGCACATGCTGGATATTAAGGAGCACAATGGCCAG AGTGCTTTCCAGGTTGCTGTGGCTGCCAATCAGCATCTCATTGTGCAGGACTTGGTTAGCTTGGGGGCTCAAGTGAACACCACAGACTGCTGGGGTAGAACACCGCTGCATGTCTGTGCTGAGAAGGGGCATGCCCAGGTCCTCCAG GCAATCCAAAAGGGAGCCATGGGAAGCAATCAGTATGTGGACCTTGAGGCAACAAACTATGATG GTTTGACAGCGCTGCACTGTGCGGTTCTGGCCCATAATGCTGTGCTGCATGAACTGCAGAACTGTCAGCCACCACACTCCCCTGAGGTCCAGGAGCTTCTGCTGAGAAACAAGAGCCTGGTAGAAACCATCAAGATCCTGATACAAATGGGAGCCTCTGTTGAAGCGAAA GATCGCAAAAGTGGTCGCTCCGCTTTACATttggcagcagaagaagcaaACCTGGAGCTCATTCGTCTCTTTTTGGAGCTGCCCAACTATCTCTCTTTTGTTAATGCAAAG GCTTACAATGGCAACACAGCCCTGCATGTGGCTGCCAGCCTGCAGTACCGCGTGAGCCAGCTGGATGCTGTGCGCCTGCTCATGCGCAAGGGAGCAGATCCGAGTGCCAGGAACTTGGAGAATGAGCAGCCAGTTCATCTGGTTCCTGACGGCCTTGTTGGGGAACAG ataAGACGTATCCTCAAAGGGAAGGCGATTCAGCAGAGAGTGTCGCCGTTTTAG
- the NFKBIZ gene encoding NF-kappa-B inhibitor zeta isoform X1: MIVESSRDVAPDGGDGGALSSPINLAYFYGASPHSSEGSCSPAHSSAPGSPGSDSDLSVSSRGGGRRDPRGGPRPALQVEQHMGGGKQHRGPFQGVRVKNSVKELLLHFRSSKQMSSGPATEESKAQGGLVNYEPYTAELKSILGHSGKRKAPELLSDGPSFKRQANLHPHLLTPPQTPTSMDSMEETHKTDPKHDSSSDLLQNIINIKNESSPISLNTVQVSWLPSVTSHGSPAEQYQDSPGTQAFSPSQKYQVFQDHTSQHMLDPPQHYQFSASQNQDLSQSYPSDASLDYRPFVASDQSPVYQQNTFESHELQYCPSQSFSSLLNDSEGSDGISSPLQPLSSAHPQAEVAPHAPNFSLLSSSLCGSLERSVSLAALNVSLPDQNVARSTAQLGKSFFQWQVEQEENKLANISQDQFLAKDADGDTFLHIAVAQGRRALSYVLARKMAALHMLDIKEHNGQSAFQVAVAANQHLIVQDLVSLGAQVNTTDCWGRTPLHVCAEKGHAQVLQAIQKGAMGSNQYVDLEATNYDGLTALHCAVLAHNAVLHELQNCQPPHSPEVQELLLRNKSLVETIKILIQMGASVEAKDRKSGRSALHLAAEEANLELIRLFLELPNYLSFVNAKAYNGNTALHVAASLQYRVSQLDAVRLLMRKGADPSARNLENEQPVHLVPDGLVGEQIRRILKGKAIQQRVSPF, translated from the exons ATGATCGTGGAGAGCAGCCGGGACGTGGCGCCCGATGGCGGCGACGGCGGCGCCCTCAGCAGCCCCATCAACCTCGCCTACTTCTACGGGGCCTCGCCCCACTCCAGCGAGGGCAGCTGCTCGCCGGCGCACTCCTCCGCCCCGGGCTCGCCGGGATCCGACTCGGACCTCTCGGTGAGCagccgcggcggcggccggaggGACCCCCGgggcggcccccgccccgcgctgcAAG TTGAACAACACATGGGGGGCGGAAAGCAGCACCGAGGACCTTTCCAGGGGGTCCGTGTGAAGAACTCTGTGAAGGAGCTCCTGCTGCACTTCAGGAGCAGCAAACAGATGTCCTCGGGTCCTGCCACCGAGGAAAGCAAG GCACAAGGAGGATTGGTGAACTACGAACCATACACAG cagaACTCAAGAGCATACTAGGCCACAGTGGCAAAAGAAAGGCTCCTGAACTCCTCTCTGATGGACCTTCTTTCAAGCGCCAGGCCAATCTTCACCCACATCTCCTG aCCCCACCCCAGACACCAACTTCTATGGACAGCATGGAGGAGACACATAAAACTGACCCAAAGCACGACAGCAGTTCTGATCTGCTTCAGAACATTATAAACATCAAGAACGAGTCGAGCCCCATTTCCCTGAACACGGTGCAGGTGAGCTGGTTGCCCTCTGTCACCAGCCATGGCTCGCCTGCTGAGCAGTACCAGGACAGCCCAGGAACACAGGCTTTCTCCCCATCCCAGAAGTACCAAGTATTCCAAGACCACACCAGTCAGCATATGCTTGATCCACCACAGCATTACCAGTTCTCTGCATCCCAGAACCAAGATTTGTCACAGAGTTATCCTTCAGATGCCTCCCTGGACTACAGGCCATTTGTTGCCAGTGACCAGTCTCCTGTCTACCAGCAGAACACCTTTGAGAGCCATGAGCTGCAGTACTGCCCGTCGCAGAGCTTCTCTTCCCTCTTGAATGACTCAGAAGGCTCGGATGGCATCTCCAGTCCCCTCCAGCCGCTGAGCAGTGCCCACCCACAGGCCGAGGTTGCCCCTCATGCCCCCAACTTCAGCTTGCTTtccagcagcctctgtggcagTCTGGAGCGCAGCGTCTCTTTGGCTGCTCTGAATGTCTCTCTACCTGACCAAAACGTTGCCAGAAGCACAGCGCAGCTGGGCAAGTCGTTTTTTCAATGGCaagtggagcaggaggagaacaaACTGGCTAACATCTCTCAAGACCAGTTCCTTGCAAAAGACGCTGATGGAGACAC CTTCCTCCACATCGCTGTCGCCCAGGGCCGTCGAGCACTCTCCTATGTTCTTGCGAGGAAGATGGCTGCCCTGCACATGCTGGATATTAAGGAGCACAATGGCCAG AGTGCTTTCCAGGTTGCTGTGGCTGCCAATCAGCATCTCATTGTGCAGGACTTGGTTAGCTTGGGGGCTCAAGTGAACACCACAGACTGCTGGGGTAGAACACCGCTGCATGTCTGTGCTGAGAAGGGGCATGCCCAGGTCCTCCAG GCAATCCAAAAGGGAGCCATGGGAAGCAATCAGTATGTGGACCTTGAGGCAACAAACTATGATG GTTTGACAGCGCTGCACTGTGCGGTTCTGGCCCATAATGCTGTGCTGCATGAACTGCAGAACTGTCAGCCACCACACTCCCCTGAGGTCCAGGAGCTTCTGCTGAGAAACAAGAGCCTGGTAGAAACCATCAAGATCCTGATACAAATGGGAGCCTCTGTTGAAGCGAAA GATCGCAAAAGTGGTCGCTCCGCTTTACATttggcagcagaagaagcaaACCTGGAGCTCATTCGTCTCTTTTTGGAGCTGCCCAACTATCTCTCTTTTGTTAATGCAAAG GCTTACAATGGCAACACAGCCCTGCATGTGGCTGCCAGCCTGCAGTACCGCGTGAGCCAGCTGGATGCTGTGCGCCTGCTCATGCGCAAGGGAGCAGATCCGAGTGCCAGGAACTTGGAGAATGAGCAGCCAGTTCATCTGGTTCCTGACGGCCTTGTTGGGGAACAG ataAGACGTATCCTCAAAGGGAAGGCGATTCAGCAGAGAGTGTCGCCGTTTTAG
- the NXPE3 gene encoding NXPE family member 3 has product MWRDSFRLQLFCLLMAVLAVVVLVHNFFQLEHLDDDTVSGSNWITENNVQHSLSQTTKTTRKPYCGYAQQILSKREQAEEESLLAAIQWPKPPDGKIAFAQSTDPTHSDFVIVTPSRFFKVGDQLEVLVRMKDFQGKPKQYGGDYLQARIHSPALKAGAAGRIVDCHNGLYKVFFTLLWPGEVKVSVSLVHPSEAVQVLLRLREERPDRVYFKSSFKSGRYSETTECNVCLPGGLPVCNFTDLYTGEPWFCYKPRKLSCASRISHAKGGYLKGLLTQEESLFFQSDVNIKRPILSSGPDSVIVKPKAFTDSSSMDRAEDPTASPSGYYYEDQWRSRTHWIHNFNKSDDITECLQGKVIHLFGDSTIRQWFEYLTTFVPDLVEFNLGSPKNVGPFMSVDLKHNILLKFRCHGPPIRFSTVFSSELRYIANELNGIVGGRNTVIAITIWSHFSTFPVEVYIRRLRNIRRAVTQLLDRSPKTLIVIRTANVQELGPEVSLFNSDWYSFQLDSVMRKMFSGIAVHFVDAWEMSVAHYLPHNLHPNEIIVKNQIDAFLSYVCPLQT; this is encoded by the exons CACCTGGATGATGACACAGTTTCAGGATCGAATTGGATAACAGAAAACAATGTCCAGCATTCTCTGTCACAGACAACCAAAACTACCAGGAAGCCTTACTGTGGGTACGCGCAGCAAATCTTGTCCAAAAGGGAACAAGCGGAGGAGGAATCGTTGCTTGCTGCAATACAGTGGCCAAAGCCCCCTGATGGCAAAATCGCCTTTGCACAAAGCACTGATCCCACACACAGTGACTTTGTGATTGTGACACCCAGCAGGTTCTTCAAGGTGGGTGACCAGTTAGAGGTACTCGTTCGTATGAAGGATTTCCAAGGAAAACCCAAGCAGTATGGTGGAGACTATTTACAGGCACGAATTCACTCTCCTGCGCTgaaagctggagcagcaggaaggattGTAGATTGCCATAATGGCCTTTACAAAGTCTTCTTTACCTTGCTTTGGCCAGGAGAGGTCAAAGTTTCTGTGTCACTTGTCCATCCGAGTGAAGCAGTCCAAGTCCTCCTGCGTTTACGAGAGGAAAGGCCGGACAGAGTCTATTTCAAAAGCTCTTTCAAGTCTGGGAGGTATTCAGAAACTACAGAGTGCAACGTTTGCTTGCCTGGAGGTCTCCCAGTCTGTAACTTCACAGATCTCTACACGGGTGAGCCATGGTTCTGCTACAAGCCTCGAAAGCTGTCCTGTGCCAGCCGAATCAGCCATGCCAAAGGTGGATATCTGAAAGGTCTTCTGACACAAGAGGAAAGCCTCTTTTTCCAAAG TGACGTGAATATCAAAAGGCCGATACTCTCCAGTGGACCTGATTCAGTCATTGTAAAGCCCAAGGCATTTACAG attCGAGCAGTATGGACAGAGCTGAAGATCCCACAGCTTCCCCTTCTGGTTATTATTATGAAGACCAGTGGAGGTCCAGAACACACTGGATCCATAATTTTAACAAATCAGATGATATAACTGAGTGCTTACAAGGAAAAGTAATCCACTTGTTTGGAGACTCTACAATAAGGCAGTGGTTTGAATATCTGACAACTTTTGTTCCag ATCTAGTGGAATTTAACCTGGGGAGTCCTAAGAACGTGGGCCCTTTCATGTCTGTGGACCTGAAGCACAACATCCTGCTGAAGTTCCGCTGCCACGGGCCGCCCATCCGCTTCTCGACGGTGTTCAGCAGCGAGCTGCGCTACATCGCCAACGAGCTCAACGGCATCGTGGGTGGCAGGAACACCGTCATAGCCATAACCATCTGGTCCCACTTCAGCACCTTCCCCGTGGAAGTGTACATCCGGCGGCTCAGGAACATCCGCAGAGCCGTTACTCAGCTGCTGGACCGCAGCCCCAAGACTTTAATCGTCATCAGAACCGCCAATGTTCAGGAGCTTGGGCCAGAAGTGAGCCTCTTCAACAGTGATTGGTATTCCTTTCAGCTTGATTCTGTCATGAGGAAAATGTTCTCAGGAATTGCTGTGCACTTTGTGGATGCTTGGGAGATGTCTGTGGCTCATTACTTGCCACATAACCTGCACCCTAATGAAATAATTGTTAAGAATCAAATAGATGCATTTTTATCTTATGTGTGCCCTCTGCAAACTTAG